In Portunus trituberculatus isolate SZX2019 chromosome 24, ASM1759143v1, whole genome shotgun sequence, a single genomic region encodes these proteins:
- the LOC123508421 gene encoding uncharacterized protein LOC123508421, translating into MSCLGLHSPRPRKTITRPYFQLHHSQEMKVSPRLDACAVPTEEQRNRAKPQRIGGSTTTSLRVWVVLTRVSSAHQLLFTVHWPLWRPSHRVLGPMVLISSRLENAH; encoded by the exons ATGAGCTGCCTGGGCCTCCACAGTCCTCGaccaaggaaaacaataacaagacctTATTTTCAATTGCATCACTCTCAAGAGATGAAGGTTTCCCCAAGACTCGACGCGTGTGCTGTGCCAACAGAGGAACAGAGGAACAGAG CCAAACCGCAACGTATTGGCGGCAGCACCACAACATCGCTTAGAGTTTGGGTTGTGCTTACACGAGTCTCCTCAGCACACCAGCTACTGTTCACTGTCCACTGGCCACTATGGCGACCAAGCCATCGTGTCCTGGGACCAATGGTGTTGATCTCGTCCAGG